A single region of the Massilia sp. erpn genome encodes:
- a CDS encoding MerR family transcriptional regulator, with protein sequence MNTSSPSQPVPSTISDVERDTGVAKETLRVWERRYDFPRPQRDAFGERVYSAEQVHKLRLVKRLIDLGYRPGKVIQFGSAELQAMAEQAAGRQQPVSAPHPELHAYIELCKTHQMEALRRKLSQAMLVMGLKNFVIELVAPLTAHLGEAWAGGQLAVFEEHLFSESLQIVMRSAIFSIPQAHHHHGAAPRPRILLATLPQERQGLGLLMAEAVFAADGAHCTSLGVQAALPDIVQAARSLHSDIVLLSFSPLANPRQVGDALKELRARLPEAMEIWASGSNAALRKRAAGAAQVYGLADLGKGIAEWRQRTHGQAA encoded by the coding sequence ATGAACACTTCAAGCCCATCACAGCCCGTCCCCAGCACCATCAGCGACGTTGAACGCGACACCGGCGTAGCCAAGGAAACCTTGCGCGTCTGGGAGCGCCGCTACGACTTTCCACGCCCGCAACGCGACGCCTTCGGCGAGCGCGTGTACTCGGCCGAGCAGGTGCACAAGCTGCGCCTGGTCAAGCGCCTGATCGACCTGGGCTACCGGCCCGGCAAGGTGATCCAGTTCGGCAGCGCCGAACTGCAGGCCATGGCCGAACAGGCGGCCGGCCGCCAGCAGCCGGTCAGCGCGCCGCATCCGGAACTGCATGCCTATATAGAGCTGTGCAAAACGCACCAGATGGAAGCGCTGCGCCGCAAGCTGTCGCAGGCCATGCTGGTGATGGGCCTGAAAAACTTCGTCATCGAGCTGGTGGCCCCGCTCACCGCCCACCTCGGCGAAGCCTGGGCCGGCGGCCAGCTGGCCGTCTTCGAAGAACATCTCTTCAGCGAGTCGCTGCAGATCGTCATGCGCAGCGCCATTTTCTCCATTCCGCAAGCCCACCACCACCATGGCGCCGCGCCGCGTCCGCGCATCCTGCTGGCGACCCTGCCGCAGGAACGCCAGGGCCTGGGCCTGTTGATGGCCGAAGCCGTCTTCGCCGCCGACGGCGCCCATTGCACCTCGCTCGGCGTACAAGCCGCGCTGCCCGATATCGTGCAAGCTGCGCGCAGCCTGCACAGCGATATCGTGCTGCTGTCCTTCTCGCCGCTGGCCAATCCGCGCCAGGTGGGCGATGCCTTGAAAGAGCTGCGCGCGCGCCTGCCGGAAGCGATGGAAATCTGGGCCAGCGGCAGCAATGCCGCGCTGCGCAAGCGCGCCGCCGGCGCCGCCCAGGTGTATGGCCTGGCCGACCTGGGCAAGGGCATCGCCGAGTGGCGCCAGCGTACGCACGGTCAGGCCGCCTGA
- the ftsY gene encoding signal recognition particle-docking protein FtsY has translation MFSFFKKKTATAEAPSAAPETRPAAPAAAPAAAAPATAADSALSVADFETAAKPESKQSWMSRLKAGLSKTSANLSLLFVGARIGDELYEELEAALLMADAGIDATQYLLDALKRKVKEDKLTEAAAVKTALKELMIDLLKPLEKPFELGRHQPTVMMISGVNGAGKTTTIGKLAKHMQAHGQSVLLAAGDTFRAAAREQLMVWGQRNNVTVISQASGDPAAVSFDAVQSGKARGSNVVMVDTAGRLPTQLHLMEELKKIQRVIGKGMEGAPHETLLVIDGNTGQNALAQVKAFDDALQLSGLIITKLDGTAKGGVIAAIARVRPVPVYFIGIGEKIEDLQPFNAADFVEALLA, from the coding sequence ATGTTCAGTTTTTTCAAGAAGAAAACCGCCACCGCCGAAGCGCCATCGGCCGCGCCTGAGACGCGCCCCGCCGCGCCAGCCGCCGCTCCCGCTGCCGCCGCCCCTGCCACCGCTGCCGATAGCGCGCTGTCGGTCGCCGATTTCGAAACCGCCGCCAAGCCCGAATCGAAGCAATCGTGGATGAGCCGCCTGAAGGCCGGCCTGTCCAAGACTTCGGCCAATCTGTCCCTGCTCTTCGTCGGCGCGCGCATCGGCGATGAACTGTATGAAGAGCTGGAAGCGGCCCTGCTGATGGCCGACGCCGGCATCGACGCCACCCAGTATCTGCTCGATGCGCTCAAGCGCAAGGTCAAGGAAGACAAGCTGACCGAGGCCGCCGCCGTGAAAACGGCGCTCAAGGAGCTGATGATCGACCTGCTCAAGCCGCTGGAAAAGCCGTTCGAGCTGGGCCGCCACCAGCCTACCGTGATGATGATCTCCGGCGTCAACGGCGCCGGCAAGACCACCACCATCGGCAAGCTGGCCAAGCATATGCAGGCGCACGGCCAGTCCGTGCTGCTGGCCGCCGGCGACACCTTCCGCGCCGCGGCGCGCGAGCAGCTGATGGTCTGGGGCCAGCGCAATAATGTGACGGTGATCTCGCAAGCCTCGGGCGATCCGGCCGCCGTCTCCTTCGACGCGGTCCAGTCGGGCAAGGCGCGCGGCAGCAATGTGGTGATGGTCGATACCGCCGGCCGCCTGCCGACCCAGCTGCACCTGATGGAAGAACTGAAAAAGATCCAGCGCGTGATCGGCAAGGGCATGGAAGGTGCGCCGCACGAAACCCTGCTGGTCATCGACGGCAATACCGGCCAGAACGCGCTGGCCCAGGTCAAGGCTTTCGACGATGCGCTGCAATTGTCCGGCCTGATCATCACCAAGCTCGATGGCACGGCCAAGGGCGGCGTGATCGCCGCCATCGCCCGCGTGCGCCCGGTGCCGGTGTACTTCATCGGCATCGGCGAGAAGATCGAAGACCTGCAACCTTTCAATGCGGCCGACTTTGTTGAAGCCCTGCTTGCCTAA
- a CDS encoding antibiotic biosynthesis monooxygenase, translated as MIAVIFEVSPKAEGRQEYLDIAASLRPLLDEIDGFISIERFQSLSQPGKLLSLSFFRDEAAIAEWRRLEAHRAAQSAGRGALFEDYRLRIASVMRDYGLHERAQAPADSRHHHQP; from the coding sequence ATGATCGCCGTCATTTTTGAAGTGAGTCCCAAGGCGGAAGGCCGCCAGGAATACCTCGATATCGCCGCCTCGCTGCGCCCCTTGCTGGACGAGATCGACGGCTTCATCTCCATCGAACGTTTCCAGAGTTTGAGCCAGCCCGGCAAGCTGCTCTCGCTATCCTTCTTCCGCGACGAGGCCGCCATCGCCGAATGGCGCCGCCTGGAGGCCCACCGCGCCGCCCAATCGGCCGGCCGTGGCGCTCTGTTCGAGGACTACCGCCTGCGCATCGCCAGCGTCATGCGTGACTACGGCCTGCACGAGCGCGCCCAAGCCCCCGCCGACAGTCGCCACCACCACCAGCCCTAG
- the ftsX gene encoding permease-like cell division protein FtsX, with the protein MSIWLRQHGFALGSALIHMRKAPGSFLFNILVVAIALALPFTGLTLLNNVRPMSEQMSVDPELSVFMKQDTPREQAAGIAGSLRAIVKDAKIVFVPREKALEQLKDKSGLNDVIATLGENPLPDSYVIKLDAFQSAAEGAAIDGIADQMRALPGVESVQVDSAWVKRLAALLGVLRLALLLLAATLGTVVVAVVFNTIRLQVMTQREEILVSKLIGATDAYIHRPFYYSGALLGLCAGGVALGAVALALRPLNTAIAEFARLYASEFQLAPLEPLAMAGLLALSAGLGLVGALLSVQRHLARLN; encoded by the coding sequence ATGAGCATCTGGCTGCGCCAACACGGCTTCGCGCTCGGCTCCGCGCTGATCCACATGCGCAAGGCGCCCGGCAGTTTCCTGTTCAATATCCTGGTGGTGGCGATCGCGCTGGCCCTGCCCTTCACCGGCCTGACCCTGCTGAATAATGTGCGGCCGATGTCGGAACAGATGTCGGTCGATCCCGAGCTGAGCGTGTTCATGAAACAGGACACGCCGCGCGAACAGGCGGCCGGCATCGCCGGTTCGCTGCGCGCCATCGTCAAGGACGCCAAGATCGTCTTCGTGCCGCGCGAGAAAGCGCTCGAACAGCTCAAGGATAAGAGCGGCTTGAACGACGTCATCGCCACCCTCGGCGAAAACCCGCTGCCCGACAGCTATGTCATCAAGCTGGACGCCTTCCAGAGCGCGGCCGAAGGCGCGGCCATCGACGGCATCGCCGACCAGATGCGCGCCCTGCCCGGGGTGGAATCGGTGCAGGTCGATTCGGCCTGGGTCAAGCGCCTGGCCGCCCTGCTCGGCGTGCTGCGCCTGGCCCTGCTGCTGCTGGCCGCGACCCTGGGCACGGTGGTGGTGGCCGTGGTGTTCAACACCATCCGCCTGCAGGTCATGACCCAGCGCGAGGAAATCCTGGTCTCCAAGCTGATCGGCGCCACCGATGCCTATATCCACCGCCCCTTCTATTACAGCGGTGCCCTGCTCGGCCTGTGCGCCGGCGGCGTGGCCCTGGGCGCCGTGGCGCTGGCGCTGCGGCCGCTGAATACGGCCATCGCCGAATTCGCGCGCCTGTACGCCTCCGAATTCCAGCTGGCGCCGCTGGAACCGCTGGCCATGGCCGGCTTGCTGGCCCTATCGGCCGGCCTCGGCCTGGTGGGCGCCCTGCTCTCCGTACAGCGCCACCTGGCCCGCCTCAATTAA
- a CDS encoding cell division ATP-binding protein FtsE, which yields MIEFQQVSKQYSAEAMALRDITLNIEKGELVFLAGPSGAGKSTLMKMIAAMERPTSGKVIVNGQDIGKIRRAGIPFLRRNLGLIFQEQRLLNDRSVLANVMLPLTVSGAPRAAAEQRARAALDKVGLLDRAADEPLALSGGEQQRVSIARAIVNRPQIILADEPTANLDRASATRVLDALKAFHSVGVTCLISTHDELVLEAAARVIHLQQGELLKEAA from the coding sequence ATGATCGAATTCCAGCAAGTCAGCAAACAATACTCCGCCGAGGCCATGGCCTTGCGCGACATTACCTTGAATATCGAGAAGGGCGAGCTGGTGTTCCTGGCCGGCCCTTCCGGCGCGGGCAAGTCCACGCTGATGAAGATGATCGCCGCCATGGAGCGCCCGACTTCGGGCAAGGTCATCGTCAACGGCCAGGACATCGGCAAGATCCGCCGCGCCGGCATCCCCTTCCTGCGCCGCAACCTGGGCCTGATCTTCCAGGAACAGCGCCTGCTCAACGACCGTTCGGTGCTGGCCAATGTGATGCTGCCGCTGACCGTGAGCGGCGCCCCGCGCGCGGCCGCCGAGCAGCGCGCACGCGCCGCGCTGGACAAGGTGGGCCTGCTCGACCGCGCCGCCGACGAACCGCTGGCCCTGTCCGGCGGCGAGCAGCAGCGCGTCTCGATCGCGCGCGCCATCGTCAACCGGCCGCAAATCATCCTGGCCGACGAACCGACCGCCAATCTGGACCGCGCCAGCGCCACCCGCGTGCTGGACGCGCTGAAAGCCTTCCACTCGGTCGGCGTGACCTGCCTGATCTCCACCCACGACGAGCTGGTGCTCGAAGCGGCGGCGCGCGTGATCCACCTGCAGCAGGGCGAATTGCTGAAGGAGGCCGCATGA
- the rpoH gene encoding RNA polymerase sigma factor RpoH produces MTTMSAQSALVPAGNSALGLGFSGNLGNLDAYISAVNRLPMLSHEDEVRLGRRLKENNDLGAAQELVLSHLRLVVSIARGYLGYGLPHADLIQEGNIGLMKAVKRFDPDQGVRLVSYAMHWIKAEMHEYILKNWRLVKVATTKAQRKLFFNLRSHKQGLDAMSPAQIDQLAKLLDVKREEVIEMETRLSGRDIALEAPSDDEDDKFSPIAYLSSDQNEPTRVLEAEAVTRLQSEGLETALGKLDPRSRRIVEARWLANDDGSGATLHTLADEFGVSAERIRQIEAAALKKMKGALAAYV; encoded by the coding sequence ATGACTACGATGTCCGCACAATCCGCCCTGGTACCCGCCGGCAACAGTGCACTGGGCCTCGGCTTCAGTGGCAACCTGGGCAACCTGGACGCCTATATTTCGGCCGTCAACCGCCTGCCCATGCTGTCGCATGAGGACGAGGTGCGTCTGGGCCGCCGCCTGAAGGAAAACAATGACCTGGGCGCCGCCCAGGAACTGGTGCTGTCCCACCTGCGCCTGGTAGTGTCGATCGCGCGCGGCTATCTTGGCTATGGCCTGCCGCACGCCGACCTGATCCAGGAAGGCAATATCGGCCTGATGAAGGCCGTCAAGCGCTTCGATCCGGACCAGGGCGTGCGCCTGGTGTCCTACGCCATGCACTGGATCAAGGCCGAGATGCACGAATACATCCTGAAGAACTGGCGCCTGGTCAAAGTGGCCACCACCAAGGCCCAGCGCAAGCTGTTCTTCAATCTGCGCAGCCACAAGCAAGGCCTGGACGCCATGTCGCCGGCCCAGATCGACCAGCTGGCCAAGCTGCTGGACGTGAAGCGCGAGGAAGTGATCGAGATGGAAACCCGCCTCTCCGGCCGCGACATCGCGCTGGAAGCGCCATCCGACGACGAAGACGACAAATTCTCGCCCATCGCCTACCTCTCGTCCGATCAGAACGAGCCGACCCGCGTGCTGGAAGCCGAAGCCGTGACCCGTCTCCAATCGGAAGGCCTGGAAACGGCACTGGGCAAGCTCGATCCGCGTTCGCGCCGCATCGTCGAAGCGCGCTGGCTGGCCAATGACGACGGCTCCGGCGCCACGCTGCACACCCTGGCCGACGAATTCGGCGTCTCGGCCGAGCGCATCCGCCAGATCGAAGCGGCCGCCTTGAAGAAGATGAAAGGCGCGCTGGCCGCCTACGTCTAA